AATTCATTAAATTTCTAATCCTTACAGCTACTTTAAGCCTAGTCGTGGCCTGCGCGAAAACTCCTACCCCCGAAAATCCGGCAGAACTTACAATCTTTGGCGACGTTAATCGCGTCTTCAGCGAAAACAACAAAGGGCTTGGAACTTTAGATGACTTTATGTCTATCCATCCTGAAATTAAAGTTAAAGTCATCCCCGAATATGATGAGTGGCAAATTCATGAAAAATCTCTAAAAGTAATGAAAGATCCTACAGCAGAACAACCAGACATAATAGAAATGCCTGGCAGCTGGGTTGCAGCTTTCACACATGACAAACTTCTGATGCCAATCGGTTCATGGTTCAACAAGCTCCCAATCGCTGATCGCTCTGACTTCCTTAAACCACTCATTGCCGGATACTCCCAAAATGATGAACTCTACGGGCTTCCTGCTCTAGTCGGAGTCCAATACCTATACGCCCGCAAAGACCTCCTCCCTAAATCTGGAATGCCACACACACTTGATGAGCTGGTTACCACTTCTAGATTTATAAAAGAGAAGTTTGGGATTCAAGGCATTATATTCCCATCTAAAGGTCTTAACCTCTATAAATTTTACTACACTCTACTTCAAATTGAGCTACACGGACAAAAGTCAGAAAACAGGCTTGAAGCTCACAAATCAGCTTACAAAAATTTTGCTATACTGGTGAAGGAAAACCAGCCCGACTACGAGAAATATGACCATGCCACAGCTGAGGGAGAATTTCGCTCAGGACGCGCAGGATTATCCATAAACGGCAACTATGTATGGTTCCTTTTAAGCCAAAGCGCTGAGGTGGGCTTTCCTGTCCACCCGAAAGATGTACTTGTAGACTTTCTGCCAGTTGCTAACGAATCAGACAAGAAACAGAACCATATATGGACCAGAGGGTATACCATAAACAATAGAACCAAGCACCCAGAGCAGGCTCTACAGCTGTTACATTTCCTTACTTCTGAACGCTCAGATTTCTACCGCCTAAAAAACAAATACAT
Above is a genomic segment from Maridesulfovibrio ferrireducens containing:
- a CDS encoding ABC transporter substrate-binding protein, with the protein product MKFIKFLILTATLSLVVACAKTPTPENPAELTIFGDVNRVFSENNKGLGTLDDFMSIHPEIKVKVIPEYDEWQIHEKSLKVMKDPTAEQPDIIEMPGSWVAAFTHDKLLMPIGSWFNKLPIADRSDFLKPLIAGYSQNDELYGLPALVGVQYLYARKDLLPKSGMPHTLDELVTTSRFIKEKFGIQGIIFPSKGLNLYKFYYTLLQIELHGQKSENRLEAHKSAYKNFAILVKENQPDYEKYDHATAEGEFRSGRAGLSINGNYVWFLLSQSAEVGFPVHPKDVLVDFLPVANESDKKQNHIWTRGYTINNRTKHPEQALQLLHFLTSERSDFYRLKNKYILPARKSAAIYGATLPGMSPKPTQAMYEQGEQAPEIVKVNQSTPGWYGTASATLELLKEALAKGIPADSVAEKMIQIEKGLSN